A single window of Gossypium hirsutum isolate 1008001.06 chromosome A10, Gossypium_hirsutum_v2.1, whole genome shotgun sequence DNA harbors:
- the LOC107895569 gene encoding uncharacterized protein, with amino-acid sequence MLFINTLNAPFITHVLGSATKSFSDIVMTGEMIENAVRSGKIEARENTRKSVPRKRDNEVNNTSTSNKGQSNLFTVNQPKTVTTSQQSSVRQESNARENTEMPQFTPIPMTYRELYQNLFNAHVVSPFYLKPLQPLYPKWYNANAQYEYHAGITGYSIKNCVAFKKLVQRLIKMGIMRFDDPATPNVAGNPLPNHIDQGVNGISEGSNKKTKYEVAEVRTPLRRVWKEMAKRGLIVSDSREESEEERNYCEFHDEVRHEIQDCMEFRALVQNMMNSKEIEFFEETESPIEGNICALEGGSAAQNQTTNYPVVIISRPKNNEVGVQMLLRVIIQRPAVLPYKDSKKVLWKYDCSVTMPGKESPVDASRGDQDRGSYTRSGRRYDTVNEEAPPTKGKAQEVEEVKGKATKPVNEPVNEEEAKEFLKFLRHSEYSVVEQLRK; translated from the coding sequence ATGCTCTTTATAAATACCTTGAATGCCCCTTTTATCACCCATGTGTTGGGAAGCGCCACCAAGAGCTTCTCCGATATAGTGATGACAGGGGAAATGATCGAAAATGCCGTGAGAAGTGGTAAGATAGAAGCTAGAGAAAATACCAGAAAGTCGGTCCCGAGAAAAAGAGACAATGAAGTAAACAACACGAGCACATCTAACAAAGGTCAGTCTAACTTATTCACTGTAAATCAACCCAAGACGGTGACCACCAGTCAGCAAAGTTCTGTAAGACAAGAATCCAATGCGAGGGAGAACACAGAAATGCCACAATTCACCCCTATACCCATGACGTATAGGGAGTTGTACCAGAACCTGTTCAATGCTCATGTGGTCTCCCCTTTCTACTTGAAGCCACTGCAGCCCCTGTATCCCAAATGGTATAACGCGAACGCCCAATATGAGTACCACGCAGGAATCACCGGCTACTCTATCAAAAACTGCGTTGCGTTTAAAAAATTAGTCCAAAGACTCATTAAGATGGGGATCATGAGATTTGATGATCCTGCTACACCCAATGTAGCAGGAAACCCACTCCCCAATCATATCGACCAAGGAGTGAATGGGATAAGCGAAGGCTCGAACAAGAAGACCAAGTATGAGGTGGCAGAAGTCAGGACCCCGTTGAGACGGGTATGGAAAGAGATGGCCAAGAGAGGATTGATCGTTTCAGATTCAAGGGAAGAATCCGAAGAAGAGAGAAACTACTGTGAGTTTCACGACGAGGTGaggcatgaaatccaagattgCATGGAGTTCAGGGCCCTAGTACAAAACATGATGAACAGTAAGGAAATAGAATTCTTTGAAGAGACCGAAAGTCCCATAGAGggaaatatatgtgcattagagGGAGGATCAGCAGCCCAGAATCAAACGACCAACTACCCTGTGGTTATCATATCgagacccaaaaataatgaagTTGGAGTACAAATGCTACtgagggtcataatccaaagacCTGCAGTCTTGCCTTACAAGGACAGCAAAAAGGTCTTGTGGAAATATGATTGCAGTGTGACGATGCCGGGAAAAGAAAGTCCAGTTGACGCTTCGAGAGGGGATCAAGACAGGGGTTCCTATACACGTAGTGGAAGACGCTATGATACGGTGAATGAGGAGGCACCGCCCACAAAAGGAAAAGCTCAAGAGGTCGAGGAAGTGAAAGGAAAAGCAACCAAACCTGTTAATGAGCCAGTTAACGAAGAGGAGGCCAAggagtttttaaaattcttaaggCATAGCGAATACAGTGTGGTAGAACAGCTACGTAAATAA